Proteins encoded by one window of Myxocyprinus asiaticus isolate MX2 ecotype Aquarium Trade chromosome 35, UBuf_Myxa_2, whole genome shotgun sequence:
- the babam1 gene encoding BRISC and BRCA1-A complex member 1 has product METPEPSQADGEERMMDLRPRTRSNPEGAEDRRSSNGSLNNSLASPPQPAVGSRVEGEGEAASSDSPPTSATAITTTAPALISAAGNATTSMPAMASTTKERPKPYQPSLPTQIPPSAELHLRAPRVNCPEKVIICLDLSEEMSLQKLESFNGSKTNALNISQKMIEMFVRTKHKIDKRHEFALVVINDDAMWLSGFTSDPRELCSFLYDLETNVCESFNLEDLLNVILQKIELPQMENVQTIPPPFVVRTLLIFSRHAGMLQFNPSDAIKKMLQSPYFFFDVVYLHNGTEEQTEDTSWKDVYASFSELDSKGMCYRFEVSLCGPAIELHNCMAKLLCHPLQRPFQSHASYSLLEDDDPQETEATV; this is encoded by the exons ATGGAGACCCCTGAGCCCAGTCAGGCAGATGGTGAGGAGCGGATGATGGATCTACGGCCCAGAACCCGGTCCAACCCAGAGGGTGCAGAAGACCGGCGCAGCAGCAACGGCAGCCTCAACAACAGCCTTGCATCCCCCCCGCAGCCGGCCGTGGGCAGTCGTGTAGAGGGGGAGGGAGAGGCGGCCAGCTCTGATAGCCCCCCGACTTCTGCCACCGCAATCACGACCACTGCACCTGCCCTCATCTCTGCGGCAGGAAACGCCACGACCAGCATGCCTGCGATGGCATCTACAACGAAGGAAAGACCTAAACCATATCAGCCATCCCTGCCCACCCAGATACCCCCatctgcagagttacacctgcgGGCACCACGTGTCAACTGCCCAGAGAAAGTG atcaTATGTTTAGACCTTTCAGAAGAGATGTCTCTACAAAAACTGGAGTCCTTCAATGG ATCCAAGACAAATGCGTTAAATATTTCACAGAAAATGATTGAGATGTTTGTGAGAACCAAGCACAAGATAGACAAGAGGCATGAGTTTGCTCTGGTGGTGATTAATGACGACGCCATGTGG CTATCAGGATTCACCTCTGATCCACGAGAGCTTTGCAGCTTTCTGTATGACCTTGAGACCAATGTCTGCGAGTCCTTCA ATCTGGAGGATCTCCTCAATGTAAT TTTGCAGAAAATTGAACTTCCACAGATGGAGAACGTTCAAACTATCCCGCCTCCCTTTGTAGTCCGAACTCTCCTTATATTCAGTCGGCATGCTGGCATGCTTCAGTTCAACCCCTCTGATGCCATCAAA AAAATGCTGCAGTCTCCCTATTTTTTCTTtgatgttgtttatcttcataaCGGAACTGAAGAGCAGACAGAGGACACTAGCTGGAAG GACGTGTATGCCTCCTTCAGTGAGTTGGACTCTAAGGGGATGTGCTATCGTTTTGAGGTGTCACTGTGTGGTCCTGCTATTGAGCTGCACAACTGCATGGCCAAACTGCTCTGCCACCCGCTGCAGAGACCCTTCCAGAGCCATGCCTCATACAGCTTGCTGGAAGATGACGACCCGCAAGAGACTGAGGCCACAGTGTAA